From the Clarias gariepinus isolate MV-2021 ecotype Netherlands chromosome 3, CGAR_prim_01v2, whole genome shotgun sequence genome, one window contains:
- the anln gene encoding anillin isoform X1, which translates to MDPFTEKLLERTRARRENLQKKMAERPTAANRQMTKRSREPLTETNSVISQPPAEKVLPSSKPSPSKRRCSEENAHFTGEENKEPVAQQVTALEPAMDKKPPIAPSSIYSATVERPGVYSSSGTGPVHPPSDSEKMEARPSQAITGCTDKAIKHSAMEESSEVLKDASAPTSAASNMRSRLQRLAEQRHCWDSEVTGSFEPVPSTAALSPIKSQRIEVVANPTPAITSEKPLGRKGRLANLAATIGSWQDDLGHPPTCRNNTQGQPGTACVPPPARLNTSVKPTAQQVKTVQPFATKPVNSTQQPSVYSPVKSSRVIPPSPQKTEVPEPKLAKVHLSPASSPLKSFSSQHSTPLKSGRVPSSPQNTQSSETPLKTQVPCKELGPEKVIIASPAKTSINTNPTSSVVPAQTMERLTKDATPIQKSGPVGPTGGVKSFLERFGERCQERNQGSPVNGVALARTPAATPSSAHKSRLLQERLAVTQGASSTALLTQKQKMERDAELAQVRSRFQNGKMSKSKEDFEEDTNNSESKQVEEPDDKRSVLVQNVEPPAPGLDVLETKFSEKVLHLMRLFPFSETSNTKPSLSSPMKKVEVAIEKAETVKEREKETEEETHEIEMNVDGSVNSEVINQLFEDVLEESDEHDAEEDEEEDALNISSMSLLTPLAETVAAVVKSPERKIMQTSTPSSSFIEKQGTPEVVSRPTKYQRTRMLRAGSSDSIDVLEEEHKLPYSIDAYRSTRVKETERPEVKQVIVRKEDVSQRMEEPRHTSHVNIKQKMQVLTNEMNMQQTVIHQASQALNCCTDEDHGKGSQVEAEAERLLLIATERRVALKAELDRLKVEGPAVQKKSSSKTQDDMGVPASKGSITLQELRLPLKADFVCSTANRPESGSHYFFVMIRAGAENTVATPLASTNNALSGDALTFSTKFTLPDVSSDFEIDIEVYYLVFKRELLVDKRKKPSKSKAITPKRFLAITKSNLQTPVVASPGGPNAVRSSNFALVGSHKLSLAAIGKNKFPLEKIKYEGCESRFLSDMFQNKVPFLCPLEGHIHLRIQCEVNSHVQERGFLTMFEDVSGFGAWHRRWCVLSGYCISYWTYPDDEKRKNPIGRINLASCTSRKVEPANREFCARPNTFELITVRPQRDDDKETLVSQCKNTMCVTKNWLSADTKDERNLWMRKLNQILVDLRMWQPDSCYRPV; encoded by the exons AAACTGTTAGAGCGTACACGGGCTCGCAGAGAGAATCTTCAGAAGAAGATGGCGGAGAGACCCACAGCAGCTAACCGACAAATGACCAAGAGGTCACGAGAGCCACTTACCGAGACAAACAGTGTCATCAGTCAACCCCCAGCTGAAAAAG TACTTCCCTCCTCCAAACCCTCTCCCTCTAAGCGCCGCTGCTCAGAGGAGAATGCTCATTTCACTGGGGAAGAGAACAAGGAGCCTGTTGCTCAACAGGTCACAGCTTTAGAGCCAGCAATGGACAAGAAGCCCCCCATTGCACCAAGCAGCATTTACTCAGCTACAGTGGAGAGACCGGGTGTTTATTCCAGCTCAGGCACAGGGCCTGTGCACCCTCCTTCAGACAGTGAGAAAATGGAGGCTCGTCCTTCACAGGCCATTACAGGATGCACAGATAAGGCAATAAAGCACTCTGCGATGGAGGAAAGCAGCGAAGTTCTCAAAGACGCTTCTGCTCCCACTTCAGCTGCCAGCAATATGAGATCTCGTTTGCAGAGACTGGCAGAacagaggcactgctgggactCAGAGG TTACAGGTAGCTTTGAGCCAGTCCCCAGCACTGCAGCCCTGTCCCCTATTAAATCCCAGAGGATAGAGGTTGTTGCTAATCCTACCCCAGCCATCACATCGGAAAAGCCTTTAGGCAGGAAGGGCAGACTGGCAAACCTTGCTGCGACAATCGGTTCTTGGCAAGATGATCTTGGGCATCCACCCACTTGCAGAAACAATACACAAGGTCAACCTGGCACAGCATGTGTTCCTCCTCCAGCACGTCTAAACACCAGTGTCAAGCCTACTGCGCAACAAGTTAAGACTGTCCAGCCATTTGCTACTAAGCCTGTCAACAGCACTCAGCAG CCATCAGTTTATTCTCCAGTCAAATCATCCAGAGTGATTCCTCCAAGCCCACAAAAGACCGAGGTGCCTGAGCCAAAACTGGCTAAAGTACACCTCTCCCCTGCATCTAGCCCCCTAAAGAGCTTTTCTAGTCAGCACTCCACTCCACTCAAGTCTGGAAGAGTCCCATCTTCCCCTCAAAATACCCAGTCTTCTGAAACCCCTCTGAAGACTCAAGTGCCATGCAAAGAACTAGGACCAGAAAAAGTTATTATTGCAAGTCCGGCAAAAACGAGCATCAATACCAATCCTACCTCCAGTGTAGTGCCCGCTCAGACTATGGAGCGACTGACAAAGGATGCAACACCTATACAGAAAAGTGGCCCAGTTGGACCTACTG GGGGTGTTAAGTCATTTTTAGAGCGTTTTGGGGAAAGGTGTCAAGAACGTAATCAGGGTTCTCCTGTTAACGGTGTGGCTCTGGCTCGTACACCTGCTGCTACACCTTCATCTGCTCACAAATCGAGACTGCTTCAGGAGAGGCTTGCTGTCACACAGGGAGCTTCCAGCACTGCCCTCCTCACTCAGAAGCAGAAAATG GAGCGTGATGCAGAACTGGCACAGGTTCGCAGTCGATTTCAGAACGGCAAAATGTCAAAAAGCAAAGAAGATTTCGAAGAGGACACGAATAACTCAGAATCTAAG CAGGTGGAAGAGCCTGATGATAAAAGGTCTGTCCTAGTACAAAATGTTGAGCCGCCTGCACCAGGCTTGGATGTTTTAGAAACAAAATTCAGTGAGAAAG TGCTTCATCTGATGAGATTATTTCCTTTCTCAGAAACATCAAATACAAAACCGTCCCTGTCAAGCCCAATGAAAAAGGTTGAGGTTGCTATAGAAAAAGCAGAAACAGtcaaggaaagagaaaaag AGACAGAGGAGGAGACACACGAGATCGAGATGAATGTTGATGGCTCTGTTAACTCCGAAGTCATTAACCAACTTTTTGAAGATGTTTTGGAGGAAAGTGATGAGCATGATGCTGAAGAAGATGAGGAGGAAGATGCTCTAAACATCTCCTCCATGTCTCTTCTCACCCCACTGGCAGAGACTGTGGCTGCAGTGGTCAAGAGCCCCGAGAGGAAAATTATG CAGACATCAACCCCATCTAGCTCGTTTATTGAGAAGCAAGGGACTCCTGAGGTGGTGTCCAGGCCCACAAAATACCAAAGAACACGAATGCTTCGTGCTGGCTCCTCTGACAGCATTGACGTCTTAGAAGAAGAACACAAACTACCCTACAG CATTGATGCATACAGATCAACCAGAGTCAAAGAGACTGAAAGACCTGAGGTTAAACAGGTGATTGTGAGGAAGGAAGATGTGTCGCAAAGAATGGAAGAGCCCCGACATACCAGTCACgttaacattaaacaaaagatgcag GTTTTGACCAATGAGATGAACATGCAGCAGACGGTGATCCATCAAGCCAGTCAGGCACTGAACTGCTGCACAGATGAGGACCATGGAAAGGGCTCTCAGGTGGAGGCTGAAGCTGAAAGGCTGCTGCTTATAGCCA CCGAGAGGAGGGTGGCTCTGAAGGCTGAGCTTGATCGGTTGAAAGTAGAGGGACCAGCAGTTCAGAAAAAAAGCTCTTCCAAAACCCAAGATGACATGGGTGTGCCTGCCTCCAAGGGCTCCATCACACTGCAGGAGCTTCGATTACCTCTTAAAGCTGACTTTGTCTGTTCTACTGCTAATAGGCCTG aaagtggaAGCCATTACTTCTTCGTGATGATCCGTGCTGGAGCTGAAAACACAGTTGCTACTCCTCTGGCCAGCACCAACAATGCGCTCAGTGGGGATGCTTTGACCTTTTCCACCAAGTTCACTCT GCCCGATGTGTCCAGTGACTTTGAGATTGATATTGAGGTCTACTATCTT gtttttaaacGTGAGCTGTTAgttgataaaagaaaaaagcccTCCAAATCCAAG GCAATCACACCTAAGAGGTTTCTTGCTATCACT AAAAGCAATCTCCAAACACCTG TTGTAGCAAGTCCTGGGGGACCGAATGCCGTGCGCTCCAGTAACTTTGCTCTTGTTGGATCACACAAGTTATCCTTGGCTGcaattggaaaaaataaattcccTCTGGAGAAG atCAAATATGAGGGATGTGAGAGCAGGTTTCTCAGTGACATGTTTCAGAATAAG GTGCCTTTTCTTTGTCCTCTGGAAGGTCATATTCACCTCAGGATCCAGTGTGAGGTCAACTCGCATGTGCAGGAAAGAGGCTTTTTG ACCATGTTTGAAGATGTGAGTGGCTTTGGAGCCTGGCATAGGAGGTGGTGTGTCCTTTCCGGATATTGCATCTCCTATTGGACTTATCCTGATGATGAAAAACGCAAG AATCCTATCGGTCGTATCAACTTGGCAAGTTGTACAAGTCGTAAAGTGGAGCCTGCTAACCGCGAGTTTTGTGCCCGGCCCAACACCTTTGAGCTGATTACAGTCAGACCACAAAGGGATGACGACAAAGAAACTTTGGTCAGCCAGTGCAAGAACACCATGTGTGTCACAAA GAATTGGCTCAGTGCCGACACTAAAGACGAGAGAAACCTGTGGATGCGGAAGCTTAATCAAATCCTCGTGGACCTGCGCATGTGGCAGCCAGACTCATGTTACAGGCCAGTGTGA
- the anln gene encoding anillin isoform X6, producing the protein MDPFTEKLLERTRARRENLQKKMAERPTAANRQMTKRSREPLTETNSVISQPPAEKVLPSSKPSPSKRRCSEENAHFTGEENKEPVAQQVTALEPAMDKKPPIAPSSIYSATVERPGVYSSSGTGPVHPPSDSEKMEARPSQAITGCTDKAIKHSAMEESSEVLKDASAPTSAASNMRSRLQRLAEQRHCWDSEVTGSFEPVPSTAALSPIKSQRIEVVANPTPAITSEKPLGRKGRLANLAATIGSWQDDLGHPPTCRNNTQGQPGTACVPPPARLNTSVKPTAQQVKTVQPFATKPVNSTQQPSVYSPVKSSRVIPPSPQKTEVPEPKLAKVHLSPASSPLKSFSSQHSTPLKSGRVPSSPQNTQSSETPLKTQVPCKELGPEKVIIASPAKTSINTNPTSSVVPAQTMERLTKDATPIQKSGPVGPTGGVKSFLERFGERCQERNQGSPVNGVALARTPAATPSSAHKSRLLQERLAVTQGASSTALLTQKQKMERDAELAQVRSRFQNGKMSKSKEDFEEDTNNSESKQVEEPDDKRSVLVQNVEPPAPGLDVLETKFSEKVLHLMRLFPFSETSNTKPSLSSPMKKVEVAIEKAETVKEREKETEEETHEIEMNVDGSVNSEVINQLFEDVLEESDEHDAEEDEEEDALNISSMSLLTPLAETVAAVVKSPERKIMQTSTPSSSFIEKQGTPEVVSRPTKYQRTRMLRAGSSDSIDVLEEEHKLPYSIDAYRSTRVKETERPEVKQVIVRKEDVSQRMEEPRHTSHVNIKQKMQVLTNEMNMQQTVIHQASQALNCCTDEDHGKGSQVEAEAERLLLIATERRVALKAELDRLKVEGPAVQKKSSSKTQDDMGVPASKGSITLQELRLPLKADFVCSTANRPESGSHYFFVMIRAGAENTVATPLASTNNALSGDALTFSTKFTLPDVSSDFEIDIEVYYLVFKRELLVDKRKKPSKSKAITPKRFLAITKSNLQTPVVASPGGPNAVRSSNFALVGSHKLSLAAIGKNKFPLEKVPFLCPLEGHIHLRIQCEVNSHVQERGFLTMFEDVSGFGAWHRRWCVLSGYCISYWTYPDDEKRKNPIGRINLASCTSRKVEPANREFCARPNTFELITVRPQRDDDKETLVSQCKNTMCVTKNWLSADTKDERNLWMRKLNQILVDLRMWQPDSCYRPV; encoded by the exons AAACTGTTAGAGCGTACACGGGCTCGCAGAGAGAATCTTCAGAAGAAGATGGCGGAGAGACCCACAGCAGCTAACCGACAAATGACCAAGAGGTCACGAGAGCCACTTACCGAGACAAACAGTGTCATCAGTCAACCCCCAGCTGAAAAAG TACTTCCCTCCTCCAAACCCTCTCCCTCTAAGCGCCGCTGCTCAGAGGAGAATGCTCATTTCACTGGGGAAGAGAACAAGGAGCCTGTTGCTCAACAGGTCACAGCTTTAGAGCCAGCAATGGACAAGAAGCCCCCCATTGCACCAAGCAGCATTTACTCAGCTACAGTGGAGAGACCGGGTGTTTATTCCAGCTCAGGCACAGGGCCTGTGCACCCTCCTTCAGACAGTGAGAAAATGGAGGCTCGTCCTTCACAGGCCATTACAGGATGCACAGATAAGGCAATAAAGCACTCTGCGATGGAGGAAAGCAGCGAAGTTCTCAAAGACGCTTCTGCTCCCACTTCAGCTGCCAGCAATATGAGATCTCGTTTGCAGAGACTGGCAGAacagaggcactgctgggactCAGAGG TTACAGGTAGCTTTGAGCCAGTCCCCAGCACTGCAGCCCTGTCCCCTATTAAATCCCAGAGGATAGAGGTTGTTGCTAATCCTACCCCAGCCATCACATCGGAAAAGCCTTTAGGCAGGAAGGGCAGACTGGCAAACCTTGCTGCGACAATCGGTTCTTGGCAAGATGATCTTGGGCATCCACCCACTTGCAGAAACAATACACAAGGTCAACCTGGCACAGCATGTGTTCCTCCTCCAGCACGTCTAAACACCAGTGTCAAGCCTACTGCGCAACAAGTTAAGACTGTCCAGCCATTTGCTACTAAGCCTGTCAACAGCACTCAGCAG CCATCAGTTTATTCTCCAGTCAAATCATCCAGAGTGATTCCTCCAAGCCCACAAAAGACCGAGGTGCCTGAGCCAAAACTGGCTAAAGTACACCTCTCCCCTGCATCTAGCCCCCTAAAGAGCTTTTCTAGTCAGCACTCCACTCCACTCAAGTCTGGAAGAGTCCCATCTTCCCCTCAAAATACCCAGTCTTCTGAAACCCCTCTGAAGACTCAAGTGCCATGCAAAGAACTAGGACCAGAAAAAGTTATTATTGCAAGTCCGGCAAAAACGAGCATCAATACCAATCCTACCTCCAGTGTAGTGCCCGCTCAGACTATGGAGCGACTGACAAAGGATGCAACACCTATACAGAAAAGTGGCCCAGTTGGACCTACTG GGGGTGTTAAGTCATTTTTAGAGCGTTTTGGGGAAAGGTGTCAAGAACGTAATCAGGGTTCTCCTGTTAACGGTGTGGCTCTGGCTCGTACACCTGCTGCTACACCTTCATCTGCTCACAAATCGAGACTGCTTCAGGAGAGGCTTGCTGTCACACAGGGAGCTTCCAGCACTGCCCTCCTCACTCAGAAGCAGAAAATG GAGCGTGATGCAGAACTGGCACAGGTTCGCAGTCGATTTCAGAACGGCAAAATGTCAAAAAGCAAAGAAGATTTCGAAGAGGACACGAATAACTCAGAATCTAAG CAGGTGGAAGAGCCTGATGATAAAAGGTCTGTCCTAGTACAAAATGTTGAGCCGCCTGCACCAGGCTTGGATGTTTTAGAAACAAAATTCAGTGAGAAAG TGCTTCATCTGATGAGATTATTTCCTTTCTCAGAAACATCAAATACAAAACCGTCCCTGTCAAGCCCAATGAAAAAGGTTGAGGTTGCTATAGAAAAAGCAGAAACAGtcaaggaaagagaaaaag AGACAGAGGAGGAGACACACGAGATCGAGATGAATGTTGATGGCTCTGTTAACTCCGAAGTCATTAACCAACTTTTTGAAGATGTTTTGGAGGAAAGTGATGAGCATGATGCTGAAGAAGATGAGGAGGAAGATGCTCTAAACATCTCCTCCATGTCTCTTCTCACCCCACTGGCAGAGACTGTGGCTGCAGTGGTCAAGAGCCCCGAGAGGAAAATTATG CAGACATCAACCCCATCTAGCTCGTTTATTGAGAAGCAAGGGACTCCTGAGGTGGTGTCCAGGCCCACAAAATACCAAAGAACACGAATGCTTCGTGCTGGCTCCTCTGACAGCATTGACGTCTTAGAAGAAGAACACAAACTACCCTACAG CATTGATGCATACAGATCAACCAGAGTCAAAGAGACTGAAAGACCTGAGGTTAAACAGGTGATTGTGAGGAAGGAAGATGTGTCGCAAAGAATGGAAGAGCCCCGACATACCAGTCACgttaacattaaacaaaagatgcag GTTTTGACCAATGAGATGAACATGCAGCAGACGGTGATCCATCAAGCCAGTCAGGCACTGAACTGCTGCACAGATGAGGACCATGGAAAGGGCTCTCAGGTGGAGGCTGAAGCTGAAAGGCTGCTGCTTATAGCCA CCGAGAGGAGGGTGGCTCTGAAGGCTGAGCTTGATCGGTTGAAAGTAGAGGGACCAGCAGTTCAGAAAAAAAGCTCTTCCAAAACCCAAGATGACATGGGTGTGCCTGCCTCCAAGGGCTCCATCACACTGCAGGAGCTTCGATTACCTCTTAAAGCTGACTTTGTCTGTTCTACTGCTAATAGGCCTG aaagtggaAGCCATTACTTCTTCGTGATGATCCGTGCTGGAGCTGAAAACACAGTTGCTACTCCTCTGGCCAGCACCAACAATGCGCTCAGTGGGGATGCTTTGACCTTTTCCACCAAGTTCACTCT GCCCGATGTGTCCAGTGACTTTGAGATTGATATTGAGGTCTACTATCTT gtttttaaacGTGAGCTGTTAgttgataaaagaaaaaagcccTCCAAATCCAAG GCAATCACACCTAAGAGGTTTCTTGCTATCACT AAAAGCAATCTCCAAACACCTG TTGTAGCAAGTCCTGGGGGACCGAATGCCGTGCGCTCCAGTAACTTTGCTCTTGTTGGATCACACAAGTTATCCTTGGCTGcaattggaaaaaataaattcccTCTGGAGAAG GTGCCTTTTCTTTGTCCTCTGGAAGGTCATATTCACCTCAGGATCCAGTGTGAGGTCAACTCGCATGTGCAGGAAAGAGGCTTTTTG ACCATGTTTGAAGATGTGAGTGGCTTTGGAGCCTGGCATAGGAGGTGGTGTGTCCTTTCCGGATATTGCATCTCCTATTGGACTTATCCTGATGATGAAAAACGCAAG AATCCTATCGGTCGTATCAACTTGGCAAGTTGTACAAGTCGTAAAGTGGAGCCTGCTAACCGCGAGTTTTGTGCCCGGCCCAACACCTTTGAGCTGATTACAGTCAGACCACAAAGGGATGACGACAAAGAAACTTTGGTCAGCCAGTGCAAGAACACCATGTGTGTCACAAA GAATTGGCTCAGTGCCGACACTAAAGACGAGAGAAACCTGTGGATGCGGAAGCTTAATCAAATCCTCGTGGACCTGCGCATGTGGCAGCCAGACTCATGTTACAGGCCAGTGTGA
- the anln gene encoding anillin isoform X2: MDPFTEKLLERTRARRENLQKKMAERPTAANRQMTKRSREPLTETNSVISQPPAEKVLPSSKPSPSKRRCSEENAHFTGEENKEPVAQQVTALEPAMDKKPPIAPSSIYSATVERPGVYSSSGTGPVHPPSDSEKMEARPSQAITGCTDKAIKHSAMEESSEVLKDASAPTSAASNMRSRLQRLAEQRHCWDSEVTGSFEPVPSTAALSPIKSQRIEVVANPTPAITSEKPLGRKGRLANLAATIGSWQDDLGHPPTCRNNTQGQPGTACVPPPARLNTSVKPTAQQVKTVQPFATKPVNSTQQPSVYSPVKSSRVIPPSPQKTEVPEPKLAKVHLSPASSPLKSFSSQHSTPLKSGRVPSSPQNTQSSETPLKTQVPCKELGPEKVIIASPAKTSINTNPTSSVVPAQTMERLTKDATPIQKSGPVGPTGGVKSFLERFGERCQERNQGSPVNGVALARTPAATPSSAHKSRLLQERLAVTQGASSTALLTQKQKMERDAELAQVRSRFQNGKMSKSKEDFEEDTNNSESKQVEEPDDKRSVLVQNVEPPAPGLDVLETKFSEKVLHLMRLFPFSETSNTKPSLSSPMKKVEVAIEKAETVKEREKETEEETHEIEMNVDGSVNSEVINQLFEDVLEESDEHDAEEDEEEDALNISSMSLLTPLAETVAAVVKSPERKIMTSTPSSSFIEKQGTPEVVSRPTKYQRTRMLRAGSSDSIDVLEEEHKLPYSIDAYRSTRVKETERPEVKQVIVRKEDVSQRMEEPRHTSHVNIKQKMQVLTNEMNMQQTVIHQASQALNCCTDEDHGKGSQVEAEAERLLLIATERRVALKAELDRLKVEGPAVQKKSSSKTQDDMGVPASKGSITLQELRLPLKADFVCSTANRPESGSHYFFVMIRAGAENTVATPLASTNNALSGDALTFSTKFTLPDVSSDFEIDIEVYYLVFKRELLVDKRKKPSKSKAITPKRFLAITKSNLQTPVVASPGGPNAVRSSNFALVGSHKLSLAAIGKNKFPLEKIKYEGCESRFLSDMFQNKVPFLCPLEGHIHLRIQCEVNSHVQERGFLTMFEDVSGFGAWHRRWCVLSGYCISYWTYPDDEKRKNPIGRINLASCTSRKVEPANREFCARPNTFELITVRPQRDDDKETLVSQCKNTMCVTKNWLSADTKDERNLWMRKLNQILVDLRMWQPDSCYRPV; this comes from the exons AAACTGTTAGAGCGTACACGGGCTCGCAGAGAGAATCTTCAGAAGAAGATGGCGGAGAGACCCACAGCAGCTAACCGACAAATGACCAAGAGGTCACGAGAGCCACTTACCGAGACAAACAGTGTCATCAGTCAACCCCCAGCTGAAAAAG TACTTCCCTCCTCCAAACCCTCTCCCTCTAAGCGCCGCTGCTCAGAGGAGAATGCTCATTTCACTGGGGAAGAGAACAAGGAGCCTGTTGCTCAACAGGTCACAGCTTTAGAGCCAGCAATGGACAAGAAGCCCCCCATTGCACCAAGCAGCATTTACTCAGCTACAGTGGAGAGACCGGGTGTTTATTCCAGCTCAGGCACAGGGCCTGTGCACCCTCCTTCAGACAGTGAGAAAATGGAGGCTCGTCCTTCACAGGCCATTACAGGATGCACAGATAAGGCAATAAAGCACTCTGCGATGGAGGAAAGCAGCGAAGTTCTCAAAGACGCTTCTGCTCCCACTTCAGCTGCCAGCAATATGAGATCTCGTTTGCAGAGACTGGCAGAacagaggcactgctgggactCAGAGG TTACAGGTAGCTTTGAGCCAGTCCCCAGCACTGCAGCCCTGTCCCCTATTAAATCCCAGAGGATAGAGGTTGTTGCTAATCCTACCCCAGCCATCACATCGGAAAAGCCTTTAGGCAGGAAGGGCAGACTGGCAAACCTTGCTGCGACAATCGGTTCTTGGCAAGATGATCTTGGGCATCCACCCACTTGCAGAAACAATACACAAGGTCAACCTGGCACAGCATGTGTTCCTCCTCCAGCACGTCTAAACACCAGTGTCAAGCCTACTGCGCAACAAGTTAAGACTGTCCAGCCATTTGCTACTAAGCCTGTCAACAGCACTCAGCAG CCATCAGTTTATTCTCCAGTCAAATCATCCAGAGTGATTCCTCCAAGCCCACAAAAGACCGAGGTGCCTGAGCCAAAACTGGCTAAAGTACACCTCTCCCCTGCATCTAGCCCCCTAAAGAGCTTTTCTAGTCAGCACTCCACTCCACTCAAGTCTGGAAGAGTCCCATCTTCCCCTCAAAATACCCAGTCTTCTGAAACCCCTCTGAAGACTCAAGTGCCATGCAAAGAACTAGGACCAGAAAAAGTTATTATTGCAAGTCCGGCAAAAACGAGCATCAATACCAATCCTACCTCCAGTGTAGTGCCCGCTCAGACTATGGAGCGACTGACAAAGGATGCAACACCTATACAGAAAAGTGGCCCAGTTGGACCTACTG GGGGTGTTAAGTCATTTTTAGAGCGTTTTGGGGAAAGGTGTCAAGAACGTAATCAGGGTTCTCCTGTTAACGGTGTGGCTCTGGCTCGTACACCTGCTGCTACACCTTCATCTGCTCACAAATCGAGACTGCTTCAGGAGAGGCTTGCTGTCACACAGGGAGCTTCCAGCACTGCCCTCCTCACTCAGAAGCAGAAAATG GAGCGTGATGCAGAACTGGCACAGGTTCGCAGTCGATTTCAGAACGGCAAAATGTCAAAAAGCAAAGAAGATTTCGAAGAGGACACGAATAACTCAGAATCTAAG CAGGTGGAAGAGCCTGATGATAAAAGGTCTGTCCTAGTACAAAATGTTGAGCCGCCTGCACCAGGCTTGGATGTTTTAGAAACAAAATTCAGTGAGAAAG TGCTTCATCTGATGAGATTATTTCCTTTCTCAGAAACATCAAATACAAAACCGTCCCTGTCAAGCCCAATGAAAAAGGTTGAGGTTGCTATAGAAAAAGCAGAAACAGtcaaggaaagagaaaaag AGACAGAGGAGGAGACACACGAGATCGAGATGAATGTTGATGGCTCTGTTAACTCCGAAGTCATTAACCAACTTTTTGAAGATGTTTTGGAGGAAAGTGATGAGCATGATGCTGAAGAAGATGAGGAGGAAGATGCTCTAAACATCTCCTCCATGTCTCTTCTCACCCCACTGGCAGAGACTGTGGCTGCAGTGGTCAAGAGCCCCGAGAGGAAAATTATG ACATCAACCCCATCTAGCTCGTTTATTGAGAAGCAAGGGACTCCTGAGGTGGTGTCCAGGCCCACAAAATACCAAAGAACACGAATGCTTCGTGCTGGCTCCTCTGACAGCATTGACGTCTTAGAAGAAGAACACAAACTACCCTACAG CATTGATGCATACAGATCAACCAGAGTCAAAGAGACTGAAAGACCTGAGGTTAAACAGGTGATTGTGAGGAAGGAAGATGTGTCGCAAAGAATGGAAGAGCCCCGACATACCAGTCACgttaacattaaacaaaagatgcag GTTTTGACCAATGAGATGAACATGCAGCAGACGGTGATCCATCAAGCCAGTCAGGCACTGAACTGCTGCACAGATGAGGACCATGGAAAGGGCTCTCAGGTGGAGGCTGAAGCTGAAAGGCTGCTGCTTATAGCCA CCGAGAGGAGGGTGGCTCTGAAGGCTGAGCTTGATCGGTTGAAAGTAGAGGGACCAGCAGTTCAGAAAAAAAGCTCTTCCAAAACCCAAGATGACATGGGTGTGCCTGCCTCCAAGGGCTCCATCACACTGCAGGAGCTTCGATTACCTCTTAAAGCTGACTTTGTCTGTTCTACTGCTAATAGGCCTG aaagtggaAGCCATTACTTCTTCGTGATGATCCGTGCTGGAGCTGAAAACACAGTTGCTACTCCTCTGGCCAGCACCAACAATGCGCTCAGTGGGGATGCTTTGACCTTTTCCACCAAGTTCACTCT GCCCGATGTGTCCAGTGACTTTGAGATTGATATTGAGGTCTACTATCTT gtttttaaacGTGAGCTGTTAgttgataaaagaaaaaagcccTCCAAATCCAAG GCAATCACACCTAAGAGGTTTCTTGCTATCACT AAAAGCAATCTCCAAACACCTG TTGTAGCAAGTCCTGGGGGACCGAATGCCGTGCGCTCCAGTAACTTTGCTCTTGTTGGATCACACAAGTTATCCTTGGCTGcaattggaaaaaataaattcccTCTGGAGAAG atCAAATATGAGGGATGTGAGAGCAGGTTTCTCAGTGACATGTTTCAGAATAAG GTGCCTTTTCTTTGTCCTCTGGAAGGTCATATTCACCTCAGGATCCAGTGTGAGGTCAACTCGCATGTGCAGGAAAGAGGCTTTTTG ACCATGTTTGAAGATGTGAGTGGCTTTGGAGCCTGGCATAGGAGGTGGTGTGTCCTTTCCGGATATTGCATCTCCTATTGGACTTATCCTGATGATGAAAAACGCAAG AATCCTATCGGTCGTATCAACTTGGCAAGTTGTACAAGTCGTAAAGTGGAGCCTGCTAACCGCGAGTTTTGTGCCCGGCCCAACACCTTTGAGCTGATTACAGTCAGACCACAAAGGGATGACGACAAAGAAACTTTGGTCAGCCAGTGCAAGAACACCATGTGTGTCACAAA GAATTGGCTCAGTGCCGACACTAAAGACGAGAGAAACCTGTGGATGCGGAAGCTTAATCAAATCCTCGTGGACCTGCGCATGTGGCAGCCAGACTCATGTTACAGGCCAGTGTGA